ACCTGGGCCTGCACAGTGTGGTATAGCCCGGGTGTGCTACCCGCGGCCTTTGAGATCGGGATTTTGTGCGGCCGCCTTTTGAATGGAGGCTTCCAGGTCTTGCGGCAAAATTTCCTTCATGCATTTGAAATGGCCCAGGGGGCATTTTCGGGCCCAGCAGGGAGAGCAATCAATGCCGGTGTAATGAATGGTCTTTTTGTTCGTGAGCGGCGGGGTGTATGTTGGCGTGGTGGCGCCGTATATGGCTTCCACGTGAACACCCAGGGCGGCTGCAATGTGCATGAGCCCGGAGTCGTTGGTCACGGCCACATGCGACAGCGCAATTAAGTCAATGGCATCGTTTAGCGAGGTTTGCCCGGCCAGGCCGTGCACGTGCAAGGGGCTGCCTTGGGCAATGGCCGAAGCGCAGGCCCGGTCCTGGGGGCTGCCGAAGATCCAGACCTGGTAGCCGGATTTTGTGACCCGCAGTGCCAGTTCCCGGAAATATTGGATGGGCCATTGCTTGGACGGGCCGTATTCGGCGCCCGGAAAAAAGGAGATCACCGGCCGGTCCAGTTTCAGCCCCAGTTTCCGGCACAAGCGTTTCTGATTCACGGCATCGGTCTGAAGATGCGGCCGGGGGATGGCTTCCGGGGGCAGAGGGGCATCAGCCGGATGTCCCAGGGCCACCTGGCGCTGGACGGTCATGGTCAGCCGTGTCTTGTCGAGCTTGCGTACGTCGTTTATCAAAAAAAAGCGTCCCTGACCGCCGTAGCCCGTGCGTACGGGGATGCGGGCAAAAAAGGGCACCAGCGCCGGTTTGATGGAGCGCGGCACCACAATGGCTCTGGCATAACCGTTGGCCGCCAGTTGCCGGCCGATCTCAAAGCGCTTTTTGAGTTTCAGCTGCCCGTGGCCCGCGGGCAGGACAATCCCCTGATCCACCTCGGCCATGCGCGATAAAATCGGCATGGACCACGACGGGGCCAGCACGTGGGTTTCGCAGTTGTCATGCAGGTTTTTCAATGTCATAAACAGGCTCTGGGCCATGACCATGTCACCCACCCAGGCAGGCCCGCACACCAGTATTTTCATTTCACCTCCGAAAAAAAGCGTGCCGGATAAAAAAGCAGGCGGTTTCACCCGCATCCCCCTGCAGCCGGACTGTACGGGTTTTGTTATTTTACATGCAAAACCCCATAAGTAAATCCCAATTTTTCATTGTTTATTTTTTGCAATAAAACGGGTATGTTTATCTTAATCGTAACGCTGTCGCTGATCCTGTTTTGAAAACTGCAAAAACCTTCGGGAGCCGCATGCCATTTTCCGGAAACCTGCTGGAAAAGACCGCTGCAAGAATCCTGGCCATTGCCCTGGGCATTATCGCCCTGTTTCTGATCTTTCTGTTTGCCTTTATCTTCCCGGTTGTACAGGAAGCCTTGTTTGATTCCCGCAAAATGGCGGTCAAAAATCTGGTGGATTCGGTGTGCAGCATGCTGGCCGACTATCAGAGCCAGGTGGAAAACGGCGGCATGAACCAGAAAACAGCGCAGCAGGCCGCCATGGAGCGCATTCGTCACATGCGCTTTACAGACAATGGCTATATTTGGATCAATAACAATTCCAAACCCTACCCCCGCATGATCATGCACCCGGCTGCCCCCGAACTCGAAGGACGAATTATGGATGATCCGGTCTATGAAACCGCTGTGAGCGTGCAGATGGGAATGGCGGGCGAAGAAAAGCGGTTTGAGGGGGGTAAACGGCATTTTTTTCTGGTGTTTTCCAAGGTGGCGGATGTAAACGGCAGCGGCTTTGTGGAATATTTTTGGCATCGGCCAACTCCTGAGGGGCTTACAGAGACACTGCATCCCAAAAAATCCTATGTCCGGCTGTTTCAACCCTGGGACTGGATCGTGGGAACCGGGGTTTATATCGATGATGTTTATGCCCAGATGAAACGGCTGAAATGGACCATCATCTCCATGGGCGCAGCCATTTTCCTGATCGCCCTGATCGGTACTGTTTTTTTGATGCGCACCATCACCGGGCCCATCAACCGGCTGGTGGGCTTTGCCACAGATGTGGCCGGCGGGGATTATCATGCAGAAATTCCCGGGCCTTTCAGGGGCGAGATGCGCCAGTTAAAGCAAGCCATTTCCACCATGGTCCATGAACTGCGAACCCGGATCCAGGAAGCGGAAACCCGGGCAAGGGAGGCCGAGGCCGCCAGGCAGGCACTGAAAACCAGTCAGCAGCGATTTCAGCTGGCG
The Desulfosalsimonas propionicica DNA segment above includes these coding regions:
- the waaF gene encoding lipopolysaccharide heptosyltransferase II, translating into MKILVCGPAWVGDMVMAQSLFMTLKNLHDNCETHVLAPSWSMPILSRMAEVDQGIVLPAGHGQLKLKKRFEIGRQLAANGYARAIVVPRSIKPALVPFFARIPVRTGYGGQGRFFLINDVRKLDKTRLTMTVQRQVALGHPADAPLPPEAIPRPHLQTDAVNQKRLCRKLGLKLDRPVISFFPGAEYGPSKQWPIQYFRELALRVTKSGYQVWIFGSPQDRACASAIAQGSPLHVHGLAGQTSLNDAIDLIALSHVAVTNDSGLMHIAAALGVHVEAIYGATTPTYTPPLTNKKTIHYTGIDCSPCWARKCPLGHFKCMKEILPQDLEASIQKAAAQNPDLKGRG